DNA sequence from the Lycium barbarum isolate Lr01 chromosome 5, ASM1917538v2, whole genome shotgun sequence genome:
ATATGTGTCCTTTGAAGATATTGTAAATGTCGCTTCTTCCGCTATCAAAGAGAGTACTGTTATTTAAACCCATCCTCTTGCTGAAGAAGAACCTGTTGTTGAAGTGGCGGAAGTGCTATCTTCCTTGAAGACAAGGCGCCAGAGGAAAAGGAAAGCAGTGGGTGATACCTCGGCACCCGGATGGATGCTATATTCTGGACGTAATGGTCTTCCTTTTGGGTCACGGAAGGACGAAAGTGACTGGAATGAACAGTACAGAATGATGTTCCCATTCCATTACTTCAAAAGCAAAGTTGCCGTGAACTTTTGGAAATTTTTTATCAATCCTCGAAATATTCTACCAAGTAACTTTCGACTTACTGGGTAAGATTTTAGTTATGTGTGTGCTTTCTTGcatttttcttccttattttgggtttatgtttttttatttttcagtCTTTTAAGTACAATCTCTGTATTTTtgcccctcctggcataatccccccttttattgcaaactcatgttctgcctactccgacatactaccttttttcgcaaagttatatttctgtcTACACCGGTAtaattttactttttgaaacttagctcttgccccttccgacatactttcacattttattgcaaactcatgttctgcctcctccggcatactcatcttttttggaaagttattttctgcccactccgacatacttttactttttgaaacttaaatcttgccccttccggcatacttttccctttttcaagcataaggtttgccctttccggcatattgttcaaaacttgttgataaattttcctttttgtgaacctaacttctgtctgtatttttgtaatttttgttcCCTTTTCTTTAATCAGGGCAGAAGACGAGATAATGTATCCTGGCAAGTTGAACCAACTCAGTGAAGTTTATAAGTTGGGTGATGTTGAGCCAAAATATAGTATGTTTTTCTTGGAGCTGTACCATGATGTCTATGCGCTTAATGATGAGGTTCGTGATtgtcttttactttttcttttcttatttttctgttagttattgcttcttgcttcttttttttctttatcgCTGAAtcgctattttttttatttccttaACACAACATATTGATGTGATGCTAtattatttgaggaagaaaatgatGTATCATCCTCCAGCAGCCAATGTAGTTAAGTACACAACCGTAGATATGATACTTGATCAGCTTATGCAATTTGACATCAATAGATACAACAAAGACCCGGGTAATTACCACTGGTTTGGTGGCGACAGTGATGATGCATTTTTGCTTAGTAATATTGTGTATGGGAGAAGAGGAAAATGTGGTATATCATGGGAGAATGTCGACAGGGTATTAATCCCTATTCGCCCAGGAGATGATGATCCTGAAGCAATTTCTCACTATGCACTTGTTGTTTTCATCATTGATGAGTGTAAATTGATAGTTTATAACTCAATCAATCATAATGATGATTGATTGGTTCGCATTGTCAAGGCCTACTGTGGTATGATCCCTAAGTTGTTGATGATCAATGATTTTCAATTATTCAGGCCATCATACAATAACTTCAGTAACCTGACATATACCTGGGCTGCCTGTCCAAAGCAAGGATCGTACGtttcattcttatattttttttagctttttccattgttttttgttgatttttatttttttattgtttttgcttttttgttgttctaaaacatctctcttttaTGACTTTCAGAGATTATAATTGTGGTCGTTTTTTTATCAAGTTTGCTGATATGATGATTAGTGGTCAAAATCCTGCTGATTGGGATGGTTCTGGTTTGATGAACTACATGAAAGAGTGGTCAATTAATTTGGTTTGTCATGGGAAAGATAAGCTGAAAAAGGGTAATGACACTCCACCAGATACAACTGGAAGTGATTATCATGAGCATAACGATATGGAGTGTGAGTATGAGATGAAAAAGAGAGAAAGATctgtgaagaaaggaaaaaatagtttgttttagttATTTTTGCACTATGTAATCTTTTTTTCACGCGCCCTTGTGTTTTTTGTAAATGTTATAAGATTGTatagtttgtttgtgttataaatttcaactttaagcccctttgtaatttgatggcgttcatttttaatctcaacttctctgttcataaaagctgttattttgttgaaaatccaAGTTATGCCCTTTCCATCACAACTTCATGGTGGTTATGTAATAGAAGTTTGCCATGGTCGGCATAGTTTCTCATTATGTAAGCAGAAGTTCAGCCGATTCCGGCAGAATTTAAGTTCAGAAAACTTGCCacaaccagcaacaaagacaaaccctTTGAAGTTATTGACCAGCCAAAATGCATTTATTGGGGATTATTTGTGACGAAAAGCTGTTATTTTATTGAAAACCAAAGTTATGCCCTTTGCATCATAACTTTATGGTGGTTATGTAATAGGAGTTTGTCGGGGTCGGCATAGTTTGTCATTTTATAAACAGAAGTTCCACCCTTTCCAGCAGAAATTAAGTTCAGAGAACTTGCCacaaccagcaacaaagacaaaaccTTTTAACTTTTTTGACCAGTCAGAACGCATTTTATTGGGATTAATTGAGACGCCAACTTTTTGGGCAGTCAAACGCATTTATTAACTTTAATTAAATGTATTTTGACTATACTTATGATTTTACACTATAAATTAGACCATTTTTACATTCACTCACATTTTATCTCTTTCTTATACAACTTTTGCTGCATAACAATGGATGTGAATTTCGAGAAAAGGTTAAGCAGGTCCTATGTTCTTAACGATAACTTTGTATGTGTAAATGTTACCATGAAACTTTTTGTTTTCATCTGGGTTTTTATTCCATTCATCCTTATTTTTAGTAATAATTTTGTGTGTTCATTTCGTTGCAGATCCTTCCAAATGACATCTCACACAGTCTTCCGGACTCTGAATGTGAATCCTATGTGCTTTATGGTCGGCATTACTACAAGATGACTTACAAAGTTGGTGCATATCGGCGCCTTTGCCAGGGGTGGAAAGACTTTGTTGATTCCAATGGGCTGCAGGAAAGAGATACTCTATGCTTTAGGCTTTAGGCTTGTTGAGTGCAATGTTGGCATAGGGATTATTGTTGAGAAGAAGGAGGGGATTGTAGTTATAGACTAGATCTGCTCATAATTTTTGTTTTAGtatgaatgaatttttatttttagtctatgtTTGGTGCTCTCcaaaatttgtatgaatgaaattttgctatgaatgaatgaaatattttacttaATGTTAATTATGTTGTGCTGAATGTTTTTTCCAATTTTCCagtattttaatatattttataaacaacaaagcacataagtatgcccctaacggcatacttatttattttgtaagcggaagacatgccggttccggcataaatgtaaaacttgaaaaCAATAGAGAGAAAGAATATTATTATGTCCCAAGGCATACATTTATTAAACTTACCAGGATGTAGTCTTTGAGCtaccaatttttttttgccaTTTTCCCTAGCAAAAACTGTTATACCTCCCACAGGAGGCATAATAAAACTGGATAATTaaagttgatgattttttttctttttcctcaatgTTTTATGGTAGAGAATTGTAGATTTCATGTAGGGCCATTTATCTCTTGCTATTATATAGTGTTTTATTATCAGCAACAAGAAGATAACAACTTAATAAAAGACTGGACAGAAGAATAAATGTGTGATAAGATTCTTGAAGTCTCAGTCTTAGTAATACCAAAGTTTTGCCATTTCTTTTTAAGCAGGGTGTGCATTATGCGTCAAGAATCATAAGATAaattcatataaaccatgtataagagTGTGATGTTAGGATGACAATTTTCTCTTCCTATATCTTCTTGAATATGGATTGAGAGCTGGACTGTGGTTACAGGTTTCCCTAGTGTGTCCAAAGAACTTGCATCTACCACATCTGTATGTGTACTTTGTCGATTCTCTTCTTGGATGatatctttttgtttgttttcttccagGTCTTATTTTAATATCAGGCGGCGTTATTTTAATATCCATAATGTTTTGTGGAATAATCTACGAGTCTTTATTTCCAACTGATAGTATGTCACCTTTGTATGTCTCTTGCCAGGCTTGTTTCTTGAACCAGTCCGCACAGTATGTAGATTTTGGCAAACTTCTTTTGTCTATAACTGCCATGGCATGTGTGCATGGTAACTAGTCGGTTTGGAACTCCAAGCACTCACAAGTCATATTCCTCAGGTCTACATTGTAttgatatccttcatctttcacaacaaatttgacgtgagttatgttttctacctgtggaaattgaaaatataaatgagtgatatttttgtggcaattttcagattatgtgagagttatgccctttccggcatacttcctgtacagtgaaaataagagtcttccccttccggcagaactaagtataaaatagggtcatagttgttcctttgtccagcataacttttgtgtttggttaaattTAAACTATGCATTGCTCATAAATCTAATATTGAAATGTGTGTTTGTAAAATCTACTTACTTTTATTGTGAGCATAAAAACAGTGTCATAGTTATGCCCTTACTGGCATAATTCTAGGCTAGTTAAAATAagagtctgccccttccggcagaactaagtataaaaatagggtcatagttgttcctttgtccaacataacttttgtgtttggttaaaattAAACTATGCATTGCTTACCAAACTAATATTGAAGTGTGTGCtggtaaaatgtacttactttcattgtgaagcCTCTACTAATCTTTTCAAGCAGAATCTTTTCAGCCCAACATGTCAGGTCATGGGACGGTCCTGTTGCATCCAATCTTCTCTGGTAAaaccaattttgcagcttgttttggatgtaatcaatacatgccattattggcaactcccttgctttcctcaatacagaattcattgtctctacattgtttgttgtgagcatgttgtAACGCCTGTTGGTGTGGAATGAATGCGCCAATCTTTCCGGTGGTTCTTCTTCTATGTATTCTGCAGCTTTTGGGTCGATTTGTTGAATCTTTGACATATAGGTACGAAACTCTGCCTGTTTGTAGGTAGTTGCTGCATTGTAGAACAGTGATAGGATCGCTTTGGATGGGAAATATTTCTGCAAGTTCTTCTCCATGTGGTAAATGCATATTCCATGCTGCATATCTGGATACAGTTCTTTGATTGAAGTTGCAATTGATGGGTGGCGATCAGAAAGAATTGATAGGTCTTTGCGCGTGCCAAACACCTTTTTTACGTGTCTGAAGAACCACCTGTAGGATTCATTATTCTCAGAGTCTGCAATACTAAATGCGAGAGGAAATATGATGTTGTTGCCATCCTTTGCTACTGCTATCATGAGCACACCGCGGTATTGTGATTTCAAAAAGGTTGCATCCACCATCATTACTGTTCTACAGTGTTTCCAACCCTCAATTGATGCTCCATAAGCGAAAAAAGCATACTTAAACTTATTGTCAGGGGTCCATTTGATGTTAGCAACTGTTCCAGGATTTCTTAATTTCATcatgtgaagatattgcggtagaagtgtgtagttattttctgggcttcctcttatgacattataagcgtgttggagggaacgccatgttttgtggtaaccaatgtgcaagccatatctgcttctcatttcttcaatcacaaatttgggtgttatctcttgtaatgtatggcgtactaggtctgtaatgtattccgctatgacttttgaagttgcattcctcatgtcagaggtgatgaaatttattgaacaactatgtctcttttcaaagttaactaCTTTGAAAAATTCTGATCCTCTGAACCCTGAACTGTGGAAACGCCAAATGCAGGTTGGGTCAACACATCTGATGTAATACCATTGTGTGCATGACTTTTCTACCTTGTACTTTTGATGACGAGTAATTGCAATGTTATTCATGCATTTTTTCACAGCATCTTTGCCTTTGAATAAAATACCAACTTCTATTTGATCAATCGATGCACTAGGtgtcaaaatttgtgtatcattttgtatccTCTTCCTCTTTAGTGTCTTTGTTTTGTTGCATAGCTGTATTTGTGTCTCTTCAACTGTCATGCTCGGAGTAAGTGAtactgtcacgtcccaaaatacccgctagacgtgattggcaccgagcaaacaccacccgccagacgaaccatatatcatactcttaatcatttataaaagcactaaaagaaaataagtgcaggtccaacaacgttattaatgataaaagtgcgaaatagtcgccaaccaaatccataatcgatttatgaaaaccaaccaaagctaagataaaaagaatctctagcccacatccacgctaagaccatggagcatctaacagagttacatgagtttgagtgtcgggcatataaacccaaaataaaagaaataactagaaataaactagataaagctgaaatggctgcctccacgaacaatgcggtggctcacctcagcaatagaatccactcacgaagacttcaattaccagcctcatTCTCAACGACAGCATCTGCATGGACAtccaggtaaggagtgagttatacataaatataacacagtaagatcctcgacccgccacttcaaatacccctggaacaagtgttagaaaatacaaacacacaacaggcacaaaaatattatgcacatgaatatatcgttatataatagcaactaaggtccaaaccactgtttatcaaatatattatatatctcaacacaatttacattacgaaccgtcataagtggcagttaaagaattagtcaacactatgaatccacggcaacatacacaatgtgccaaatatgtcaggaaacatacacaatgctaagggaagcatacacaatgcccaatatcatcaagaagcttacacaatgctaagggaagcatacacaatgccccaatataatcaagaagcatacacaatgccccaatataatcaagaagcatacacaatgctaagggaagcatacacattgccccaatatcatggctcacagttatatcacatcacaaaataatttataaagagagttttggattatttgaaaataaagtatatgcggttggccttaaggaccaccgattctgccatgcacacgctcgccccaacacatggatcAGGCAGAAAAAACATATTTTTTAAAACGGATTTTGAAAAgaaagtacccaaagcttaaagtctcacttacctcaaattcacaattcaagcacacttcccaataaatcaaaactgcgttcttGAGTCTCCaaattgcctcaaactacacaaaaacggatttagaatggtcaaaacccttagggtaaaccacttctatatatttagaggcttaaacggttaaagtcaaattttaaaggatgaaaacgccctctggtcattgtgttcaaaacccgacaagacttatgttttcggaaaggccttaacgagaggattccaacgatatatagaagtctaaaatccgacgctatttgccctttcaaatcaatgattttggttgaagaaccctagagctaaactttctcaattcctcaaaatgtcCCCATgatttcaccataaagattcacccataattatgtaataaacttaaataaaatattagaatcattaccttgatgatttgggatgaaagttcttatttttatcccctcttttcctttctttttctcctttttttttccacTGGTTTTTCTCCCTCTGTTTCTAgtctcttttatttcttttcaGTTGTCCACAGTTAAACCTTCACTCTGATGACCATCTGACTTTTGAagtctttaactttttttttccttttccttttccttttcctttttgggcttggcccactaaattccattttttcaaatttgctttttaattctaatttcgaatttctttttcttttaaattcctttttggctaaaattaacaattaaacccttatttaaaaaaaattgggttattccattctccaccacttaaactaacgttcgtcctcgaacggatcTAGATCATACCTGTCTCgtcaaataaatgaggatatttaTCTCGTATATCTGCCTTAAACTACTAAGTAGCCTCCTCGGTTGGATGGttacgccacaacactttgactgaagctaccttctttgacctcaattgtcgcacttgcctatcaagaCTAGATATCGGACCCTCCTCATAActcaaattttcatcgagctCCACATCCTCTGGATGAATCTTATGGCTATCATCACCAACATATCGTCTTAGCATAGACACGTGAAATAGGATGAACATCAGACAATCACAGAGGTAAAGCAAGTTCATATGCACCAACCTGATTCGATCCCAATCCCACAAGAAACAATATACCTAAGATTTTGCCTACCGTTCGACTGAATCTCATGACTCATTTCGTATTGAGAACTTTCAAATTACTCCCTTTCATAAGATTTAAATCACAATCTTGTTTATcactataagacttttgtctactctatGCTATCTGAAATCGTTCCCGCATTCAATGCAACCTTCTTCAAGGCTTGCTAATAAAAGTCTAGACCCAACTACTCTGATTTAGAGCATTCAATCAACCGGATAGAGTAAGACTCCAGCATTCGTATAAAACCTAAAACGACAAGATTTGCATAATGAGTTAGTAAACTAATATCATACACGAACTCGGTCAAAAGAAACTGATCATTAACCACTTATTAGGTAATATCCATCTGACTAGTGTTAAGACTGGGCACCCGAGGATCGCACAATCCAAGTGCCACAACCACGATCCTATGGCGAAACATATCCACCAATCTTACATACGGTAGAGCTGAAACACCTCCAAGCACTCCTACATAATGCTCTCACGTACAACAATGTTAGAAATACATCCTTATGCTTCTACATATCTTTCACATGTACAGTGGTGTTGGAACACATCCATACACTCCTACATAACACTTTCACATATAGCGATGCTGGAACACATCCACATGCTCCTACATAAACGTTCCATGCACTGTTACTCTTGTCACATATGACAATATTGACATCTCATGCCATTGCACTATCTCTGACACATAACACCATATAAGCTAGtatgatatataaaaaaaatagttcaGCTTAAATCAGGTACACAATCTCGCTAGGTCAATCAATATCACCCAAGCTACGATCACGATTTTCTGAATGAACATATAGACCAGCTACGAAGTATACATTGATCTATTTTTACTTTCTATCGGGGACAACCATGCATCGGAAATTTCGAGTCTCTAACACTCGTATTTAATATATTAACGATTAAACGCAAGAACAACATTTATGTACCCTAAATAACTTTTGTCAATTTTAACTCTCTTCTTGCGGCCCCAATGCATATTTGTGTATCTAAAaagtaataaatataataaacgtTGTATCTTTTCGAGTACAAATCTCCTTAAGTCAACCACCATAGGTGTACACACATTCAACTCTTTAATTAGAAtgttcctctttttttttccacTATCAAGTAGTCTCGTCTTTAGAGACTATCACTAATCCCCAATAAGGTCAAGACTCTCGTATCGATCAACTGTGCATGTTCAAACAAAAACAACTGTAGCATAACACATGATAGAGCCTTAGTGTGTGTATTAAACTCAACCTTCCATCCTTTTACTAGACACCACAAGGCTCATAACGCCATGATGTAAAAATTAAACTTCACACTTTTAACCTCAGTTGTTTAATCAATATTATCCCGGCATCTTTTTCAACCACAGCATATGCTTCTATCGACTGAGAagatatttgtatatgttattaatgaacataacaaatagagaGCTAAGGAACGTTTTTGAATACCCCAATCCTCTAGTGCATGACAATCACTAATGCATTCTCTATCCAAAAGATATCACCAGAAATTTACACTAACCAAAATAATTCTTGGTACATGTCTTCAGATTATCCAACCCTTTCTCCTACTACTCAGCGTATCCTGATCACAAGTCTATCTTAGAATAGCATATAACACCCTGTAACTAAAGCCACATATCATGTAATTTAGGAAAAGACAAAAAGATACTTGCCCATCATATGATAAAAATTAAGTCATTTTTCTCTTAGTGATAAAAATCTGCATAGATTCAAGGTTCTCCCCACCAAACAGAAATTAAGCACATCCGGGCTCTATACTTGGTATAGTGACCTCTCAATCACGAAATCTTGTAACTTATAATTTTCTTCCTTTGACTTTGCAGTCattctataattaaaaataaaaatataccaGATTAATGACAGCATATCAATACCAAGTTTTAGTCGACCTCCCCATTATATGGTATAATTAGTAGGTTCACTGAAATAATAGTCAAAAACTTATTACCAACTCATATTCAAAAACTTATTAACTACTCACACTAACCCACTAGTTAGTTATTCAACTCAGGTGCCTCGAGTTAAAGTTAGATACGACCTATATTATCGACGAGGTTGCTTTGTCTTTGGACATACCAATTGAATCCTGTAAACTCATTACAAACTCAATATTAGGCTCTATTGAAATGGAAAATGGAACGGTCTTTTTATGGCAATCAAGCTTAAGGTAAGACGAAGTTATTCAATTTGAATCAAAGATAACCTCAAGGTCAATAACGTCATGTTTTTTTTCCCAACACATAAACGTATCATGACTCTGAACTGTGTCCACACATATTTGATAGACCGGCCAATAATAGTAGACTCCACCGTGAAATCACAAAGGGTACATCTAAGTATCAACTTTTCTCTTTATCCTCATATATACTATCATCTCATTAACATGTTTCTCATGTTCCTCAAGCTTGTGCTTTATCGAAAACAACGTATATTAACAAAACTGTGTGAACTGGTTATCTGTGGCAATCATGTCATTTCTTATTTACTCCAACTTCTTTTATGGTTCATTTATTTTCTTGGTGCGTGATAGTCTTTAATATTTCACGTCTTTCCCTTCAACAACTAATCAAGCCACTATACACTGAGTTTCATGCTAAACATTTTACTATCTTGTTTCAATAATTCTTATACTTAAGTCTTATTGTCGCTCACAATCTGGAATTCACCCAGGGACCTACTCCACGAACAAGTTGTGCATCTCATAGggccattatcatgctcatacttAATACACTTAAGATATGTAATATTACGCCACAGTCACACTTATGACATCACCATCACGACGTTACTAATAATAGTGAATCGCTTTAAGAGGCATTAATCTTAGATCCATTTAAGCACTTTTCACAAAATATCTTTCACCATAAAGCCCAACAACTTAGGCATGGGTATGCAATTACACTTCTTACTTTCCCGCTACCCTCTTTCTCTTTACCGATAAGACTCATAATATAAAGTTATACCAATAACCCTAGATTTGGATGGTCGCTcttacacaattttttttatatcatttgACCACCTTTTTTTTATGACTAGGGAACCCGCAATCGCTACCCTTTCATTTAACGATTTCTTAACGTTCAAAATTTTCACTAACTCCTaaacattcaagaaaaatatttggCAGAATTTTCTTTGTAAATAAAACTATCCCAAAGTGTACACCGGTCCAATCTCAACTTCAATCAACGCACACAACATTCCATGTACTCAGTATCACTCTCAGTTGCACATATGACGTTAAAAAAACTTTTGAATCAACTGTGACATCTAGCAGAGGAGGATATGCATGTCCTAGCCGTCTGCGGAATAAGTATTATAACAATTAGACTAGATTCAACTCAACGCACGaataaggaatgaaagaagggaaaacttcctagatgtccagtagcctcaaggtcataagtatgggcgcctacatacccatgaacaagattctactaaacactgctccatgaCCCGGAACTTaaagcctaggctctgataccaactttgtcacgtcccaaaatacccgctagacgtgattgacacccagcaaacaccaccggctaggcgaaccatatatcatactatTAATCATTTataaaagcactaaaagaaaataagtgcaggtccaacaacgttattaatgataaaaatgcgaaatagtcgccaaccaaatccataatcgatttatgaaaactaaccaacgctaagataaaaagaatctctaacccatatcccacgctaagaccatggagcatctaacagagttacatgagtttgagtgtcgggcatgtaaacccaaaataaaagaaataactagaaataaactagataaagctgaaatggctgcctccacgaacaatgcggtggctcacctcagcaacaaaatccactcacgaagtcttcaattaccagcctcgttctcaacgacagcagctgcatggacatgcaggtaaggagtgagttatacataaatataacacagtaagatcctcgacccgccacttcaaatacccctggaacaagtgttagaaaatacaaacacacaacaggcacaaaaatattatgcacatgaatatatcgttatataatagcaactaaggtccaaaccactgtttatcaaatatattatatatctcaacacaatttacattacgaaccgtcataagtggcagttaaagaattagtcaacactatgaatccacggcaacatacacaatgtgccaaatatgtcaggaaacatacacaatgctaagggaagcatacacaatgcccaatatcatcaagaagcttacacaatgctaagggaagcatacacaatgccccaatataatcaagaagcatacacaatgccccaatataatcaagaagcatacacaatgctaagggaagcatacacattgccccaatatcatggctcacagttatatcacatcacaaaataatttataaagagaattttggattatttgaaaataaagtatatgcggttggccttaaggaccaccgattctgccatgcacacgctcgccccaacacatggatcAGGCAGAAAAAACATATTTTTTAAAACGGATTTTGAAAAgaaagtacccaaagcttaaagtctcacttacctcaaattcacaattcaagcacacttcccaataaatcaaaactgcgttcttGAGTCTccagattgcctcaaactacacaaaaacggatttagaatggtcaaaacccttagggtaaaccacttctatatttttagaggcttaaacggttaaagtcaaattttaaaggacgaaaacgccctctggtcaatgtgttcaaaacccgacaagacttatgttttcggaaaggccttaacgagaggattccaacgatatatagaagtctaaaatccgacgctatttgccctttcaaatcaatgattttggttgaagaaccgtagggctaaactttctcaattcctcaaaatatccccatgatctcaccataaagattcacccataattatgtaataaacttaaataaaagattagaatcattaccttgatgatttgggatgaaagttcttatttttatcccctttcttcctttctttttctccttttcttttctttttctccttttttttttttttccactggtTTTTCTCCCTCTGTTGCTTGGTCACTTTTATTTCTTTTCAACTGTCCACAATTAAACCTTCACGTCTGATGACCATCAGACTTTTGAAGTCTTTaacttttcctttttgggcttggcccactaaattccttcttttcaaattttctttttaattataatttcgaatttatttttatttt
Encoded proteins:
- the LOC132639558 gene encoding uncharacterized protein LOC132639558 codes for the protein MKLRNPGTVANIKWTPDNKFKYAFFAYGASIEGWKHCRTVMMVDATFLKSQYRGVLMIAVAKDGNNIIFPLAFSIADSENNESYRWFFRHVKKVFGTRKDLSILSDRHPSIATSIKELYPDMQHGICIYHMEKNLQKYFPSKAILSLFYNAATTYKQAEFRTYMSKIQQIDPKAAEYIEEEPPERLAHSFHTNRRYNMLTTNNRRLDATGPSHDLTCWAEKILLEKISRGFTMKVSTFYQHTLQY